TGctttgtataaaaacaaaacaaaacaaaacagtatcccTTGGTCACAGTTgctaacaagtatttatttggaTTTATATTGCTGGTACTTTTTTGGCTCTTGGTAATATTGTTTCTCatatgtagcttttttttttaatagactaaaTTTGAATAACaatctaaataaatttaacatgatAGCACTAACACAAACAAGCTTTGAAAGTCATTCTTCCTATCAAATTCTGATAAacattcaagaatatttttttccacatttttaaaaatttgctttaaatTCACCTAGAATTTGGTTAGATATACAGTGTATAGAACTAACCTGATTTTTTtacatcaaaacacaaaaaagacattcttttatttttttaagtttatttatttagggcagggggagagagaatgcatacgactaagcaggggaggagcaaaggagagagaaaatcttaaggaggctccacattcagtgaggagcctgatgtggggctcaatcccatgaccctgagatcataacctgagctgaaatcaagagtcagttgctcaaccgactgagccacccagacgccccacaaaGTAGACATTCTAATGCCATTTAATAACCCTCCCTTCTCTCAAATGATCTATGAAATCTCCATTATAACATATCCAATTCTTATATATTATTGGCTCAATTTGGGGGCTAGACTATTGTACTGATTTATAAACTCATGCTAGTTATCATAAAGATTTAATTACTGTAAGTTTATACTAGCTGTTCAGATTATTAAAATCTCACACATTCATTCGTCCAGATGAACTTTACGATCTGTCAAGTTCTAAAACAAACtctgtagttatttttaaaacggCATAatctttgaattaattttggcagaatttatatctttataatatttaatattttcatccaAGAACAATTTCCCCTTTTATTCAACCAAGTCCtacttttttctcaaaaaaaattggaTCCTCAACAATTTCTGAAAAGTAAACTCAATCTTTGTCCAGTTATTGACACTAACTCCAAAGCTGTTTACCAAACCTCTTCAAAATTCTATGCAgcctttccttaaaaacaaagtgTACAGTCCTAGGTCTAATcataacaaaaatacataaataaaatcattatgttgtacacttttAACTAATACAATTATATCTCCATTAACAGGAGAGAAGAATCTTAGAATACTATCAGGTTTTTACATACTACACCACCATTAAAACTGCCCTCCTATGAGGCATAGCTGAATATGGTGTTTTTTTCAGTAGTTTACAAAGCCAGACACCATGCAAAAGTAAAGTCTTCTCTTGAAAATGCCTACAATAGATGGTATGCTAAGTTTGTTCATAacataccatttaaaaaaataaataaagacaggggcacctagatggctcagtcagttaagcgcgtgactcttgatttcggctcaggtcatgagctcacaggtCGTtggattgaaccctgcatcaagttctgtgctgacagtgcagagcctgcttgggattctctctctgcccttttccctgactcattctctctcgctcaaaataaataaacattaaaaaaaaggacagaaggaaaggaggaaggaaggaagcaaagaaaggataTTGCTATCCTGTTTAAAAGCCCtagggcgcatgggtggctcagttggttaagcgtctgactttggctcaggtcacaatctcagtttgtgagtttgagccccacgtcaggctctgtgctgacagctcagagcctggagcctacttcagattctgtgtctccctctctctctctgcccctcccctgcttgtgcactgtctctgtctctgtctctctctctcaaaaataaacattaaaaaataataattaaaaaaaaaaaagcctttactAATCTGTCATACGATTTTTATTTCCTAAGCAGACACTGTGCATTACAGAATATTGACAGGTAACAGCTAAAGTCCATACATTGTAGACCCTCCTTTAACAGTATGATCAGAGTACACAGGCTGAGTATTCAACTATTCAACTcttaaaatgaggggcacctgggcagctcaatTGGTtgcacatccaactcttgatttcggctcaggtcgtgatctcaccattggtgagatggagccccgtgtgggactccacactaacagtgcagagcctgcttgggactctctctttctccatctctctctctttgcccctctcttgctcacgttctctcaaaataagtatataaactttaaaataaatcttaaaatgaaatggtaaaaaaatCAGGTTGTAACCTACTCccccttgtttttaatttttttaaataatgctaaatAATTCTGTAAGTGAACTTTTTTCAAATACCTCTAAAATATTAGGCACTATGCTAAACACTTAAtcacatctaatttttttcttttacctaaagAGAATTTAGTGTAATTATCTCCACCTTAGAGATAAATCAATTAAGATCAAAGAAGTTAAGTACTTTGCTCATGGGCACCTATCTAGAAATGGCAATGCTGGCATCTGGACCCACTTTGCACTGACTCCAGAGGCTGAGCTCTTACCTAAAACTTGGGCTTTCTTACTTGCCACAATTAAATGTGTCTATTTATTACCTGGGAGAATTTGGCATCAAATGCACTAAACTAAAATTACATTTAGATaaccttaaaacatttaaaagggtgACAAAATAAACATCTAATAAAAGAACCCTCTTACATGGTAGcatactttataattttctgaTGACCTTATCATGAAGCAATTCTACTCCAAATATATCAGGATTCTTTTATTATACTGACAGCTAGTCTTCTAAAATTTTCAGGTCAAATTATCTTGTTCAAAAATGAACTTGCTCACTCAAGACAAttctaagttttattaaaaaaaaaaaaggtggcccCACTAACACCTACATCTCTGCAAGCTATTTGGAGAAGAATAAAAACCAAGTACTTCATGTTCACAGTGAATTGTCTTACTGACACTTTTCTCCTACTTAAAGCATGCTGCTTGCAGTTTAATGTCAACTCTTAGGCACTTGATCCTACGAAACTACATGTTCTAAAGACCTCCTTAACttaaaatgaccaaaataaaattctcaatCATTCAGCCAAAAATTCAGCAGTCATTCTTCACCCTTTTCTTACCCTCATCACTCGTATCAAACTGGTCATCAATCCCTTATACAACCCATCTCTCAACCTTCCGAATTTATTCCCACCAATCCAGCCCCCAAGCAAATGTTTGAAGTTCACAATGAACTGTTTAATAGCCTTCTTGCTCTCCCCCAGTCTTTTTCTCCACTGGGCTGCCAGTGTAATCTTTATAAATCACAAAATCAACTGTGACAAATATCCTCACAGGTATTTAATGACCCTTCTTTAACTCTGGAGTAAAGTCCATGCTCATTAGCATGGGCCACAGGGGCCTTCCATAGGTCATAAAGGCCCCTACTTTATATTATTGACTGAGCTATCCAAACATATCACAGTAATCCAAACATACTCCATTGATACTAAAATACTTGCTATTGCTAACAAAGCACACTTACTCAtgcactaaatatttattgagttaccTACTAAGTATCAAACCCTATTCTATACCTCCTTGTCTTTGCAGCAGTATACAGGGCTAGCTCTCATGGAGTTTACTTTAGAGGGAaggcaataaaacaaacaaaagtcaaagaAGAGCAATATTTCAGACACTGAAAGCTCTATGAGGACTGCAAAACATCATAATTTATGTGAAATGTGTCCTAGGGGTAAATTTAAATTAGGTGGATAAAGACCAGTGGACAAAACATTTGAACTGAGACCTAAATGATATGAAGCAACAGACCATTCAAAAGACCCGAGGACAGGTGTGCcggggcagctcagtcagttaagcgtgtgactttggctaaggtcataaGCTCAGAGTTCgtaggttgagccccacatcagctgacagctgacaatatggagcctgcttgggattctccctctctccctctctctgctcctccctgacttgtgcactctatctcaaaataaataaaacttaaaaataaaaagttcaactGCACACAGGTAACATGCTATATATGAAGAAATTAGCTGAAGTACAGGTATTAAATCCTGAAAAAAGTTAACagtttattatactttattttacttaacaatCTAGGAAGTTTGCAGCTATCAGCAGTTCCAGTGCAATTACAGGTGCAACTGGGAATTCAGGGATCTGTGTGGAGCTGTTAGTATAGCGAAtcttatacataaaatacatgtatacttTTGATAGCATATGTGAGGGGATCTCTCTAAAACTGACTTCATCTCTCAACATGGCTTTTATTGTTCCAGATGTTAATGCATGTTCTCTTTTTACAATAAATTCGTGACCGTAAGATATCAATTTGACATACATGGTTTCAGTGCCTTCATAGGCACCAtgggttttctcttctccatccatTATATTCTTAGGAAATTCTAATTTGCTTCCACAGGAACTTTAGCAGTTTCTCATCAGCCCTGCAGCCACTGCATAAGGTCCCACACCACCACAGCCTCTACTCCAGGGCTGCTCCACCATGACCAGCTGCCTGTTGCCAAGAGTCtaaatctcactttttttttttaatgttttatttatttagagagagtgcatggggaaggggcagtgagaggaggacagaggatctgaagccggctctgcactgacagcagcaagcctaatgtggggctcgaactcacaaaccgcgggatcatgacctgagctgaagtcagatgctcatccgactaagccactcaggtgcccctaaatctcaCTTCTGCATTAAAATTTTCTCCAATTTGCACAGCCTGATTAGCTGTTAAGTCATCTATATTCCCAGAGAACTCTGATGGTATGTCTAATCACTCACTACTCTGTATTATTACTCACATTGTCCTCACTAAACTGCAAGGGTACAGTGAACAAAAGCCAAGTCCCATTTATTTGGGTAACTCTTCCAATAACCATCTCACACTGCCTCTACCTAAAAGTCCTCCataaagctcaataaatgtttgctgtacTTACCAAAATTTCTCTAGAGTTGATATTCAGAGAGCTACAAAAACTCTTAGGAATCTAGTCTTCTTCACTTTCTAAACTCCTTAAGTCAGATCatcagaagaaaagatttaaCTCTCCAATCAAATTTCCAACCTAACTTCTTATGAAATCTAACAATCTAACTTATGATAccttttcaatattaaaataaagttcaATCCTTTTAGAAGAGGAAATCAATAGTGTACAAATGGCATAATTTAACTAGTAAACACAAATACTATGAATAACTACCTTATTGAAGGCAGCATAGTTTGCTGAAATGTCTGTGCAAACACTGGCAATAATCTTTTCAAGTATATAGGTGCCATTTCCGGATCTCCTTTTGGCTCATTACAttcttcttcatctttatttgtatctttctttttcttatcatcTCCTTTATTAACTGGACACATCCAATCACCTGCAgatattattcaataaataaacttttggaaactttttctctcaatgaaaaaaaaaaaaaaacattaagatgaATGTACCCAATTTCAAACTATAATTATCCCtaattaacaatattaaattgaaattaagatAGTGTATCTATCAAAGGTATTTGTAAGAATACTACTGTTCCAAATTTTTTGCATATAAGCTGCCAAAGCAAGCACATGAATACTAAAGAACATTAGTCACACCAATAAACTGAATCTCaacttaaggaaataattttggatATTCCTCTTGATTCCAGAAATTATCTCATAAATAGTCTGCATTCATCTACCCAGTGAAAACTTGAAAATGTGGTCAAAGTACTTCAGCTACACAATCCCCAACTATTCTTTACGACATTCCCATGCCCCTTAAACTTTGATTTTGTCATTCTGGAATCACGCACTCACAGTCTCAAAGTACACTAAATAGCACACTATTAAAGGTTTATCAAATGTGAAAGTATACGTACATAATTATTTGACTtcagagaaaaaactcatttatataatgttaatatatatacaaaaagcTATGTCTGTAAAAGTGAAGCTGAAAAGTAATA
The sequence above is a segment of the Panthera leo isolate Ple1 chromosome B3, P.leo_Ple1_pat1.1, whole genome shotgun sequence genome. Coding sequences within it:
- the LOC122222432 gene encoding elongin-C-like; amino-acid sequence: MDGEEKTHGAYEGTETMYVKLISYGHEFIVKREHALTSGTIKAMLRDEVSFREIPSHMLSKVYMYFMYKIRYTNSSTQIPEFPVAPVIALELLIAANFLDC